A window of Candidatus Paceibacterota bacterium genomic DNA:
TGATTTTTCTTTATCGAATACTATCTCTTTTAATCATAGGAGATTCAGAATTCTTGTCAACCCCTGGCCCCTGTCCTATATGTCCTACTTAGAATAATGTTTTTTGCTTCAATAATTTCTTGCTTTCACCCTGATCAAAAATCCTGATCTTGCCGAAAACTCCGTCATATCCTGGCTCTTTGTTTACCCTCCCCTCTCTTACTCTTAATATTCCTTCTGCAATCTCAGGCAAAGCAGCTGATTTCAGCCTTTCTGGCGAAGTATTGAGAAGAATCTCAAATTCAGAGCCGAATTCCTCAATCAGGCTTTGGTATGTTTTTTCTACTTGTTTGCTAGCTACGGTCATACCCAAGGTATCAGCAACAATTTCTACTAGGGGAACTAAACTTTTAAAAGGTATTGCATTTTCCGGCTCAAATCCTTCTTTTTTATCAGACAACGCATCAACCCTGTTTAAAACTCCGACGGTTAACGGCTTGCCGCAAACCGGACAGATACCGTTGTATTTTTTGGTTTCTGTGGGAGATAATCTGACCTCGCAGTTCCGGTGTCCGTCAAAATGATATTTGCCTTCTTCCGGAAAAAACTCAATAGTGTATAAAAACTTCTTTGGATCTTTGGTTTTAATCGCTTCGACAATTGATTGATAGCTTAACTCTGTATCAAAAACATTGGCTTCCCTGCCTATCTTCCTTGGACTATGCGCATCGCTGTTTGAGATAAGGGCTGTTTTTCGGCCGTCTGGCATACGCCAAAGCATGTCTGGAGAAGCGCTCAAACCTGTTTCCATTGCATAAATGTATTTTGATAAATCTTCAAAACATTCTTCAATTGAATCAAATCCTGATTTTGAACCGAAAATGGCGAACCATGGGGTCATGCAATTATGAACCGCAGCAAACTCACTAAGATAAGAATTGTCTCCTTCAACTTCTAAATTATAAACTTTACCTTTATACTTTTTAACTTTAATGTCTAATACTGGTAAATAAATATTTTTCTTGTCTATCCAGCAATGCCTTCGTTCTAATTTATAATTGAATTTTTTGAATTCAAGAGTTTTTAGCAATCCAAACAAATCTTCAAAAAATGATAATTGCCTAAATATAAATGAAGAATGTTGGGCTTTAATAATCCTATTTTCCTTTTTATATAAATGAGCATATTTTTTATTAAATACTTCTTTGGTTTGTTCATAAATAGAAGGAATAATTCCTAGTCGAAGCAGAATAATCTTCATTTGATTCATGAGTTCCCTAGAAGAAGTAACGCCACCATCGCCTCGCCACCATCCCCTAAAAACCTCTACTTGTTTTTCCAATGGTAAATTTAACATCCAAGAAGGCAAACACTTGGTATAAGCTTTTCTAAACTCAGTACTATTATAAAAAATCTGGCTAAAAACTTTTGCTAAAATTTTTGAGAAATAGATAATTTCCACAGCATTTACATCTTTCCTTCTATACAAACGAGGTGAAGAAAGGCCAAAAACTTTCTTCATCAATAATTTTACATCCTTAATATATTTATTCTCATTATAATGAAAACAAAACGAAACCGAATCTCTATTATCTGCATAACCCTCCGAAAGATAATATCCTACTAATCTACAAAATTCTTTATCTATCTTTATTACATTGTTTAATTTCTTGTCAACTCTTCCTTTAGTACAACTTATTTTATCTTGATAAACTTTAAATAATTTTCCAGAAAGATAACTATTAAGTTTAATCTCTTCTATGTTTTTTGTAATATTATTGAACCTTGGAAAAATAAGGATATCGCCCTTTTTTACTTCTTTCGCTTGGACCCATTGCGGTTTATATTCTTTAAAATAGGGATGTTTGCACCCTCTACTTTTGTGATAAGAACAATTTGGCTTACAGATAGTATGTGAACAATTTTTACAGTCCTTATAACTTTTAATTATATAGAATGGATGCTCTTTCGTTGTTTTCAGGCCAATTCTAAAATTATACGGTCTTATATTATAAACTGGTCCCTTATAAGGTCTAGTATAGATTTGTTTAACTTTCTTCAATCTTCCTTGGTGAGTATAAACTTTATCACCAACAGAAATATCTTTTATCGGTTTAACCCCAAGATTGCTATGTAAAAAAGTATCAGGCGGTAAACAATGAGCAGGTATAACTAAGCAGTCTTCTGAAGCGCTTAAAACAATCTTTGCCAATTCTTTGGCATCCAGTCCCAGAATCGGCCTGCCGTCTGATTTTAAATTGCCGATCCAGCCCAACTGAACGTTAATCTTTTCTACTGCCTCAAAAGAAGGAGCTAAGATCAAAATATGAATTTTCCTGACTCTGTTGTTAGTCAAAGAGGATAAATCCTCTTTTTCACCCTTCGCTGCGGCTCGGGTTTTAGAATAAATGCAGCTTATTTCATTGGTCAGGATAAAACGCGTACCGTTATCCTGTTTTTTCATTTTAAAAAGCCCGAGTTCTGCGGGCTCTAATTTATCTTTTAAAGATTTAAACCACTCCGGATGGCTGAAGTCGCCAGTCCCTAAAACCTTAATGCCCTTGATCTTCGCCCACTTATCAAGATTTTCCAAATCCATGTCCCTAGAAGTGGCTCTCGAATATTTGCTGTGAATGTGAAAATCCGCTATGAACTTCATCCCAATAAAGCTGCCCAAAATAGGCATCCGAAAACTAGACGGAAAAATAGCTTCCAGTATGTTTTATCTATAGCCTGAAAACCTTGTATCCTTCGTGGACTCTCTGAGGAACCTTAATTCCCACAGAATTGCCTCTGCTGGCTTCCCTGACTTTCTGGTGGTCCACTTCCATGGAATCGACCTTATGTTCAAAATCAGTGTCTCCGCCGACTATCCTGATAGTGTCTCCTATCCTTAATCTGTCTGAAACCTCAATCACCGCTACTCCGATGTGGCCGAAAAAGTGGGTAATTCTGCCTATTAATTTTCCTTCTCTTTTTTCGTCTGCCATATTTTTAAAATGTATTTATATATATGCGACCTTTAAAAGCTATTTAGCTTTGTATTTTGGATTTGATTTTTTCTCTCTTTTTATCAAGGCAATGACTTCTTCAACCAGTTTCTTAGGATCTTCATCATAAACAATCTTTGCCACTTTTCGGTGGGGACCGGTAATAATTGACCTTATCTT
This region includes:
- a CDS encoding DNA helicase UvrD; amino-acid sequence: MNQMKIILLRLGIIPSIYEQTKEVFNKKYAHLYKKENRIIKAQHSSFIFRQLSFFEDLFGLLKTLEFKKFNYKLERRHCWIDKKNIYLPVLDIKVKKYKGKVYNLEVEGDNSYLSEFAAVHNCMTPWFAIFGSKSGFDSIEECFEDLSKYIYAMETGLSASPDMLWRMPDGRKTALISNSDAHSPRKIGREANVFDTELSYQSIVEAIKTKDPKKFLYTIEFFPEEGKYHFDGHRNCEVRLSPTETKKYNGICPVCGKPLTVGVLNRVDALSDKKEGFEPENAIPFKSLVPLVEIVADTLGMTVASKQVEKTYQSLIEEFGSEFEILLNTSPERLKSAALPEIAEGILRVREGRVNKEPGYDGVFGKIRIFDQGESKKLLKQKTLF